The segment CAAAAAAAGGAGATCCCGCTGACCGGGGTCACGGTCGAAGTCAAACACGACGCCAGCGAAGAACAGAAAGGGAAATACGCCCTGCACGTCAAACTGACGCTAAAAGGCGTGTTGACCGATGCCCAGCGCGATGAGTTGCACAACGTGGCCGACAAGTGCCCGGTGCATAAATTGATGACTACCGCCGAGATCACCATCGAGACCCATCTATCTGAAGGTGCTTTCAGCCAGTAACGCACAGGTTCTACCTGCAGGCCCGGGAAGCGTTGGGTTATGCTCAACGCTTCTCCCCCGCTGGCACCTTCAAATGCACACATTGACCATAATTCGGCCACAGGCCGAAGATGTCGAAGGCCAACCGATCTTGCGCCCTCTGCCCTCGGCCAAGTGCCGCAGCGTCGGGCCTTTTGTATTCTTCGACCACATGCTGCCTACCCACTATCCACCCGGCCACGGGATGAATATCCGACAGCATCCGCACATCGGCCTGTCCACTTTGACCTATCTGTTTGAAGGCCAACTGCAGCATAAGGACAGCCTGGGCTCCGACCAGCAGGTTGGCCCCGGCGAAGTCAGCTGGATGACCGCGGGCGCGGCCATTGCTCACGTTGAACGAACACCCGCCTCAATACTGGCGCAAGGCTCAAGCCTGCATGGGCTGCAAGTGTGGCTGGCTTCTCCCAGGGAACACGAACAAGGCGCAAGCCACTACAGCCATCATGATGCCAATAGCTTGCCCGTCAGTGAGACCC is part of the Pseudomonas sp. ML2-2023-3 genome and harbors:
- a CDS encoding pirin family protein — protein: MHTLTIIRPQAEDVEGQPILRPLPSAKCRSVGPFVFFDHMLPTHYPPGHGMNIRQHPHIGLSTLTYLFEGQLQHKDSLGSDQQVGPGEVSWMTAGAAIAHVERTPASILAQGSSLHGLQVWLASPREHEQGASHYSHHDANSLPVSETLGVMIRLIAGTGFCLSSPVPVLSPTLYAEVQMQTATTLLVPAEHPERALYVLEGEVQLEGQTIEPRCLVLLPAGEAMTLCAMSDSHMVLIGGAALDGPRRMNWNFVASDPALIEQARTRWATGHWPTVPGETGRIELP
- a CDS encoding OsmC family protein, with product MTVTVNTVSHEGFRHSIKIDDHEVFTDLPTSLGGDGSAPSPHDYFDAALGACKALTLKLYAQKKEIPLTGVTVEVKHDASEEQKGKYALHVKLTLKGVLTDAQRDELHNVADKCPVHKLMTTAEITIETHLSEGAFSQ